ATTTATTGCTGTGGATGGCATCGGCATCGATGCCCGCCTTCCCCAGCAATTTGACGATCTTGTTCGCACCGTGCTTGGTCCGCGAAAAGACCAGTACGGAATCGAACGACTCAGTTTTCAGCAGGTGGGCCAGTAACTTGGGCTTCCCTTTCTTGCTCACAAAATACACGGACTGTTCCACCTTCTCCGCGGTAGTCTGCTCTGGCTTGACCATCACTTTCTCCGGGTTGCCCAGGATCTTGCGCGACAGGTCCACGATGTCCCGCGGCATGGTTGCTGAAAAAAACAGCGACTGCCGTTTCGCCGGTAATTTGGCGAGGATCTTGCGAATGTCGTGGATAAAGCCCATGTCGAGCATCCGGTCGGCTTCGTCCAACACGAAGTATTCGATGTGCTTCAAGGTGATGTAGTCCTGTCCCATCAGATCCAGCAGCCGTCCCGGGGTTGCGACGAGCACATCGACGCCTTTACGAAGGGCCTGCGTCTGCGCGAACTGCTTCACTCCGCCGAAAATGACGGTATTTTTGATTCCGGTGAATTT
This genomic stretch from candidate division KSB1 bacterium harbors:
- a CDS encoding DEAD/DEAH box helicase, which gives rise to DWQRNKGPRKIRALIITPTRELAIQIADSFTVYGKFTGIKNTVIFGGVKQFAQTQALRKGVDVLVATPGRLLDLMGQDYITLKHIEYFVLDEADRMLDMGFIHDIRKILAKLPAKRQSLFFSATMPRDIVDLSRKILGNPEKVMVKPEQTTAEKVEQSVYFVSKKGKPKLLAHLLKTESFDSVLVFSRTKHGANKIVKLLGKAGIDADAIHSNKSQGARQRALDNFKSGHTNILVATDIAARGIDVEELSIVINYDLPNIPETYVHRIGRTGRASASGIAMSFCDVEERAYLRDIQKLIKQKIPVVAVHPFLDYFVEDTPKSSAKQQKPQRQPGSKKPGTGSGNNSNQKRRRYYSKKRG